The proteins below come from a single Sorghum bicolor cultivar BTx623 chromosome 4, Sorghum_bicolor_NCBIv3, whole genome shotgun sequence genomic window:
- the LOC8056469 gene encoding BRCA1-associated RING domain protein 1, with product MSRKRALSEENEGATSLKSLSTPINLFEDECVFCHSFRTSLFHGPMVRYLKGRVVSIDEGNSSDAIYVHRKCLEWASGVWFKGDIVMNFEPEIRRALKLTCRRCGLKGAALGCYYDPCLTSFHVPCAVQTIGCRWDVDGYVLCPEHVSNALPCDNLGTQTKENYNASSLDQSRRADKEGNFDYHNRENQQTDQLNTSNASSLTQSHHCHEDGISTNCSRAGEQTDQLNSSSYIEKEDCFDSHRRKDQQTDHLNISSPYLPHKLHSHQKEEISTNSSRDDQQIDQLHTSSSSSLPLGACQAEEMETDQPDTSSCPSDQLVLLGFSLSAEEKDFMQKFASWTNMTLAKEWGENVTHVILGKGAGTSWSRSSEVLMAILLGKWVVHFEWVADCLQLNPGPEASYELAASKQGRIRASEGLQAPKLFSGLCFCLSDFMSRDNRDSMRDLIAAAGGRMMLEKRDLHLLLKNPDHSSSSSVKPRPCYFVYDADSPGEFSVSSLRKEMEEAREQAAAGAQLICHLRVLDAVAAFDAEILVVAKEDRFITS from the exons ATGTCTAGAAAACGTGCCTTGTCCGAAGAAAATGAAGGTGCTACTTCACTGAAGAGCCTATCGACTCCAATCAATTTATTTGAGGATGAATGTGTTTTTTGTCATTCATTTAGAACAAGCCTG TTTCATGGGCCGATGGTACGCTATCTGAAGGGAAGAGTTGTGTCCATTGACGAGGGCAACTCATCAGATGCCATCTACGTCCATAGGAAATGCCTCGAGTG GGCTTCTGGAGTATGGTTTAAGGGCGACATTGTTATGAACTTTGAGCCAGAAATTAGACGTGCTTTAAAACTGACATGCAGAAGATGTGGACTCAAGGGAGCAGCACTTGGTTGTTATTACGATCCTTGCCTCACGAGTTTTCACGTTCCATGTGCAGTTCAGACAATTGGTTGCCGCTGGGACGTG GATGGCTATGTGCTGTGCCCTGAACATGTTTCAAATGCTCTACCATGTGATAATCTGGGTACACAAACAAAGGAGAATTACAATGCTTCTTCCTTGGATCAAAG CCGACGTGCAGATAAGGAAGGAAATTTTGACTATCATAATAGGGAAAATCAACAAACTGATCAGCTTAACACCTCAAATGCTTCCTCGCTGACTCAGAG CCATCATTGTCACGAAGATGGAATTTCTACCAATTGCTCAAGGGCTGGTGAACAAACGGATCAGCTTAACTCCAG TTCATACATAGAAAAGGAAGATTGTTTTGACAGTCATCGAAGGAAAGATCAACAAACAGATCACCTTAACATTTCAAGTCCTTATTTGCCACACAA ACTACATTCTCATCAAAAAGAAGAAATTTCCACCAATAGCTCAAGGGATGACCAGCAAATAGATCAGCTTCACACTTCAAGCTCTTCTTCCTTGCCACTGGG AGCTTGCCAAGCGGAAGAAATGGAAACAGATCAGCCTGACACATCAAGCTGCCCTTCTGATCAGTTGGTTTTGCTTGGTTTCTCTTTAAGTGCGGAAGAGAAG GACTTCATGCAAAAGTTTGCAAGTTGGACCAACATGACGCTGGCAAAAGAGTGGGGCGAAAATGTGACCCATGTCATTCTGGGCAAAGGTGCTGGTACCTCATGGAGTAGATCATCTGAAGTCCTTATGGCAATACTGCTTGGGAAATGGGTGGTTCATTTCGAAT GGGTCGCCGACTGCTTGCAGCTCAATCCAGGTCCAGAGGCTTCCTATGAGCTAGCAGCATCCAAGCAGGGGAGAATCCGAGCAAGTGAAGG ATTGCAGGCACCCAAACTGTTTTCGGGACTGTGTTTCTGCCTGAGCGATTTCATGAGCCGTGACAACAGAGACAGCATGCGAGACCTCATAGCAGCCGCCGGAGGGCGGATGATGCTGGAGAAACGCGACCTGCACCTGCTACTGAAAAACCCCGACCACTCTTCGTCGTCTTCGGTGAAGCCGAGGCCCTGCTACTTCGTGTACGATGCCGACTCGCCCGGAGAGTTCAgtgtgagctcgctgcggaagGAGATGGAGGAGGCGAGAGAGCAGGCGGCGGCTGGGGCGCAGCTGATCTGCCACCTCAGGGTGTTGGATGCCGTCGCGGCGTttgacgcggagatcctcgtgGTCGCGAAGGAGGACCGCTTCATCACGTCGTAA